DNA from Mucilaginibacter mallensis:
TACTAACAGCCTTAGGCTTTGAAGCAGCTTTTGGTGCCGGTTGTTTTGTTACCGCTTTAGGAGCAGTAGTTACAGGCGCTTTTTTAACTTTAACCACTGCAGGTTTTTCACCCTCAACAGGTGCAACCTCTTCGACTAGAGGTTCTGCCGCCGCTTCTTCCTCTTTAAAGAAAGGCATATCCTTTAACAAATGATACCAGGATATCACCTTTTTCATATCAGAGGCATAAACTTTTTCCTCGTCATGGTCAGGCGCTACTTCATTAAAAAACTCTCTAAGTTTTTTACCGTCAACCTTAGCATCAGGCACATTTTGAGCCGCTTTAATACGCGCAAAAATATCTGTTAACTTAATATCATCGTCATAACCAAAAATGGTTATCTCATCTAAAGCAGCTAATTTGGCTGTTGAAAGGTTTGCAACCAGTTTAGTTTTTTGCGCGTCCAAACTCTCTAAAATAAAGCCTGTTTTATTTTGCGACAGTGCTTTCCACAATCCTGGTTTGCCGGATACGGCTACAATTCCCTGTAGGTTCATATGTTTTTATTGAAAAGTTAAAAGTTGAAGGTTGAAAGTAAAAAAGAGGCAGAATATACCTTCAACTTTTTACTTTCAACTTTTAACTCTAAAATTAATCTTCTATTACTTCGATGTTTAAAATTTTATCGCCCTGGCGGATATCGTCAACAACATCAACATTTTCAATCACCTTACCAAAGCAGGTATGGTTACGGTCTAAATGCGCGGTGTTAGCACGGCTATGGCAGATAAAGAACTGTGAACCACCTGTATTACGACCAGCATGAGCCATTGATAATACACCACGATCATGGTATTGGTTCTCGCCTGTTAATTCACAATCAATTTTGTAACCGGGGCCACCAGCACCTGTACCGGTTGGGTCGCCACCCTGTATCATAAAGTTAGGTATCACCCTGTGGAAAGTTACATTATCATAAAATCCTGATTTAGCCAGTTTTTTAAAATTCGCCACTGCAATAGGCGCGTCGTTATCATAAAACTCGACAGTCATGTCGCCTTTTTCGGTTTTGATAATTGCTTTACTCATTTCTAATTTTTAAATAGTTGGCAAAGGTAATAATTTGGGGCGAAAGGCGAAAGAGTAAAGAATGAAAGGTTTATGCGTAATAGTTCCCCTCTTGAGAGGGGTTAGGGGTGTGTTATTAGTTGTTCTCTGTAGAACTAGTTTTATTCTGGCAGAATGGTTGCACCGCTGAAAAGGCACGCACAAGACTCACGTTAAATGAGTACTAACCACCCCAATCTCTAATCACAAATCAACTAATCACCACACTACCTTCAACAATTATTCGTTAAATTTGAAAATGAAGCATCGCCTTAAAAATCTTCCTGCTTTCACCTTTCTGCTTTTGGCTTTAAGCCTTTTCTCCCAAATAACAAGGGCTGCTTCTATCCTTATCCCTATGGATGATGAGCAAAAGGATCACCTGAAATCGTATGGTATCGCTTTTTGGGTACTCAAGAATGGTGAGGAGGTAGATTGGCTGCTCAACTACCGCGGTGGCAGTTTCATGACTAAGTACGACAAAAAGATTGAGGACGAATGCAAGATACGCGGCGTTAGCTATGAAGTTATTACCGATGCCAAGGAAAATGAAATAGTTACCGAGGTAAGCGATCCATCCGTTAATATGGATATTGTAAAGCTGGAGAAAGCCCCACGCATGGCCGTTTACTCACCAAAAGATAAGTTGCCTTGGGATGATGCCGTGACATTGGTGCTAAAATATGCTGAGATACCTTATGATGTAGTGTACGATGAGGAAGTAATCCGCGGCGATTTGCCCAAGTACGACTGGCTACACCTGCACCATGAGGACTTTACAGGGCAATACAGCAAGTTTTACGGCGGTTTCAGGTATGCGCAATGGTATAATGATGATGTGCGCAATCAGGAGGCTATGGCGCATAAGCTGGGCTTTAAAAAGGTATCGCAAATGAAGCTGGCAGTAGCTGAACATATCCGTGATTTTTGTGCGGGTGGCGGCTTCCTGTTCGCCATGTGTTCAGGTACCGACACTTTTGATATAGCCCTCGCAGCCCATAACACCGATATTTGCGAGAGCATGTTTGATGGTGATGCCGCCGACCCCGACGCACAATCGAAATTGGATTTCAGTCAGACTTTCGCCTTTCAGAATTTTACGCTGGACATGAACCCGCTATCGCACAGTTTCAGCAATATTGATGTTACCCCCACCCGACAGATTGACCAGGCGCATGATTTTTTTACCTTGTTTGATTTTTCGGCCAAGTGGGATGTGGTACCCAGCATGCTCACACAGGATCATGATAAAGTTATCAAAGGATTTATGGGCCTAACCACAGCTTTTAACGAAAGTAAGCTTAAACCCGGTGTAATTATTATGGGCGAAATGAAAACCGCTAACGAGGCCCGCTATATCCACGGTGAATACGGCAAAGGCCAATGGACGTTCTACGGTGGTCACGATCCTGAAGATTACCAGCACATGGTAGGCGACCCGCCAACCGATCTCAAGCTCCACCCCAACTCTCCCGGATACCGGCTCATACTAAATAATGTGCTGTTCCCCGCAGCAAGGAAGAAAAAGCAGAAAACCTAGGGTAACTTTTAATACTGATGCCATTTCGGATTATGAAACTGGTGTAATATATTTATGCCCATATCCTTAATCATGAAAATTGTACTAAGCCTCATTTTATCATTTTCTTTAATCCATTGCTTTGCCCAGGAAGTACAAAAGAAAGAAGCGACGCTATATATAATTGATAGTATCCCTCTTATTAATGATCCTGATGAAAACTCGGGTAACATAACTAATAATGACATTGACCATGTAACTGTTGCTACTAATGCAGATGAAATAAAAGCAGCTGGTTATCCATCAATTGATAAGATCATTTATATTATTACTAAAGAGTATGCAAAACGGCCCGATGATATAAAGAAAATCCCCACAACAAAATTGATGGAGAGAAAAGATGGTGTGTGGTATATGAAAGATGCAACATCACCATACAGCGGGAAATTTATTGATTATTACTTGAATGGAAAAATACAAGGAGAAGGTGTACTGAAGGATGGAGTGGTTAATGGTTCACGCACTACATACTATCAAAATGGAAATAAAAATCTTATGAGGAATTACGTGAACGGAGTAGCCCAAGGCTATTCAGAAGAATACTTTCAAAATGGGAACCTCAGGCAAAAAGGCAGCTTTAAAGATGGCAAAGATGACGGACTGTGGATAGACTACTACTCTACAGGAGCAATTAAAAGGCAATGTAATTTTGTAAATCTTATACCCGATATGACAA
Protein-coding regions in this window:
- a CDS encoding DUF5606 family protein, which translates into the protein MNLQGIVAVSGKPGLWKALSQNKTGFILESLDAQKTKLVANLSTAKLAALDEITIFGYDDDIKLTDIFARIKAAQNVPDAKVDGKKLREFFNEVAPDHDEEKVYASDMKKVISWYHLLKDMPFFKEEEAAAEPLVEEVAPVEGEKPAVVKVKKAPVTTAPKAVTKQPAPKAASKPKAVSKPRRAE
- a CDS encoding peptidylprolyl isomerase, producing the protein MSKAIIKTEKGDMTVEFYDNDAPIAVANFKKLAKSGFYDNVTFHRVIPNFMIQGGDPTGTGAGGPGYKIDCELTGENQYHDRGVLSMAHAGRNTGGSQFFICHSRANTAHLDRNHTCFGKVIENVDVVDDIRQGDKILNIEVIED
- a CDS encoding asparagine synthetase B: MKHRLKNLPAFTFLLLALSLFSQITRAASILIPMDDEQKDHLKSYGIAFWVLKNGEEVDWLLNYRGGSFMTKYDKKIEDECKIRGVSYEVITDAKENEIVTEVSDPSVNMDIVKLEKAPRMAVYSPKDKLPWDDAVTLVLKYAEIPYDVVYDEEVIRGDLPKYDWLHLHHEDFTGQYSKFYGGFRYAQWYNDDVRNQEAMAHKLGFKKVSQMKLAVAEHIRDFCAGGGFLFAMCSGTDTFDIALAAHNTDICESMFDGDAADPDAQSKLDFSQTFAFQNFTLDMNPLSHSFSNIDVTPTRQIDQAHDFFTLFDFSAKWDVVPSMLTQDHDKVIKGFMGLTTAFNESKLKPGVIIMGEMKTANEARYIHGEYGKGQWTFYGGHDPEDYQHMVGDPPTDLKLHPNSPGYRLILNNVLFPAARKKKQKT